A single genomic interval of Aegicerativicinus sediminis harbors:
- a CDS encoding NUDIX hydrolase gives MNKIFVGDKPIILTTEICEETNFKNYLLKTVKLGKVIKELNKTTLEEARFVGKNEDKLLKKFLKKMPTVLAGGGKVYNSNNEILFIYRNGKWDLPKGRSEKGEDIELTAIREVEEETGVKNLKIVKELETTYHIFKRNGNHRIKITRWFEMTSDYTGKLQPEKSEGITKVKWLNPEKTEKALKNSYANIQSLIQ, from the coding sequence ATGAATAAAATTTTTGTCGGGGATAAACCAATCATTTTAACTACCGAGATCTGTGAAGAAACTAATTTCAAGAATTACCTTCTTAAGACTGTTAAGCTTGGTAAAGTAATAAAGGAATTGAATAAAACTACTTTAGAAGAAGCTCGGTTTGTAGGCAAGAATGAAGATAAGCTATTGAAAAAATTCCTAAAGAAAATGCCAACTGTGCTTGCTGGCGGTGGGAAGGTTTATAATTCCAATAATGAAATCTTATTCATTTATAGAAATGGGAAATGGGATTTGCCGAAAGGTAGATCAGAAAAAGGTGAAGATATAGAGTTAACTGCAATTAGGGAAGTAGAGGAAGAAACCGGAGTTAAAAATCTAAAAATAGTTAAGGAACTAGAAACTACCTATCATATTTTTAAACGTAATGGTAACCATCGTATAAAGATTACCCGTTGGTTTGAAATGACATCAGATTACACTGGTAAATTGCAACCGGAAAAATCAGAGGGCATAACAAAAGTTAAATGGTTGAATCCTGAAAAAACTGAAAAAGCATTGAAGAACTCCTATGCTAATATTCAATCATTAATCCAATAA
- the pyrE gene encoding orotate phosphoribosyltransferase gives MIIDKDTAQQTAGLLLQINAIKLQPKDPFTWASGWKSPIYCDNRIVLSFPPIRNFVRSSMSKAIEKKFGKPDVIAGVATGAIGIGALVAEYLGLPFIYVRPEPKSHGRQNQIEGFLEPGQNVVVVEDLISTGKSSLNAVKALKDAGVNVKGMIAIFSYGFDVAKTNFESEHIDLITLSNYENLLEKALETQYINTEEHTLLTSWNANPAKWQMA, from the coding sequence ATGATAATCGATAAAGATACAGCCCAGCAAACCGCTGGGTTATTATTGCAAATAAACGCAATAAAGCTTCAACCGAAAGACCCATTTACTTGGGCATCAGGTTGGAAATCACCAATTTATTGTGACAATCGCATTGTCCTTTCATTTCCTCCAATTAGAAATTTTGTAAGAAGTTCTATGTCCAAGGCAATTGAAAAAAAATTCGGCAAACCCGATGTTATTGCCGGTGTTGCCACTGGTGCCATTGGTATTGGAGCTTTGGTTGCAGAATATTTAGGCCTTCCCTTTATCTACGTGAGGCCTGAACCCAAGTCCCATGGCCGTCAAAATCAGATCGAAGGATTTTTAGAGCCAGGGCAGAATGTTGTTGTGGTTGAGGATCTTATCAGTACAGGAAAAAGCAGCTTAAATGCAGTTAAAGCGCTAAAAGATGCAGGTGTTAATGTTAAAGGTATGATAGCAATTTTTTCTTACGGCTTCGATGTTGCTAAGACAAATTTTGAATCGGAACATATCGATTTGATTACCTTAAGTAATTATGAAAATTTATTAGAAAAAGCATTAGAAACACAGTACATCAATACTGAGGAACACACTTTACTAACAAGTTGGAATGCCAACCCTGCAAAATGGCAAATGGCCTAA
- a CDS encoding SRPBCC family protein has translation MTIESPKTVIPKSQEETFKFLSEVENFEKLMPESIEKFKLINEDTFLFALKGMPEITLKKKIVNPFDKIVLGAAEGKIDFTLTGHIVAISPESSEVTIEFDGDFNPMMAMMIKKPIKNFIETLATKLPGAMLV, from the coding sequence ATGACAATTGAATCCCCAAAAACCGTTATACCTAAAAGTCAAGAAGAAACTTTCAAATTCTTAAGTGAGGTAGAAAACTTTGAAAAGCTCATGCCTGAAAGCATTGAGAAATTTAAATTAATCAATGAAGACACCTTTCTGTTTGCGCTAAAAGGGATGCCAGAAATAACTCTTAAAAAGAAAATAGTTAATCCTTTTGACAAAATTGTTTTGGGTGCAGCTGAAGGAAAAATAGATTTTACCTTAACTGGTCATATCGTCGCTATAAGTCCGGAATCTTCAGAAGTAACTATTGAGTTTGATGGCGATTTTAATCCTATGATGGCCATGATGATTAAAAAGCCCATCAAAAATTTTATAGAGACCTTAGCAACTAAATTGCCAGGTGCGATGCTAGTATAA
- a CDS encoding biotin--[acetyl-CoA-carboxylase] ligase has translation MFIIKLNAIGSTNSYLRNLYATKKLEDFTVVMAQNQTEGRGQMGSEWSSESGKNLTISVFKRLNDIRVYEKFSINMAVSMSIIEALAKFQIKNLSVKWPNDILSEGYKIGGILIENVIKYNEIKASIIGIGLNVNQTQFENIPRASSLRLISGLNYNLEELLSEIVLQLQRNFELLNKNPEFLKDKYVHNLFRLNKPSTFEDVYGSLFTGYIKGISDYGYLQVMVEDEIIKEFDLKEVKLLY, from the coding sequence ATGTTCATAATCAAACTTAATGCCATTGGCTCGACCAATTCCTATCTGAGAAATCTTTATGCTACAAAGAAGTTGGAAGATTTCACGGTAGTTATGGCTCAGAATCAAACCGAAGGAAGGGGGCAAATGGGTTCGGAATGGAGTTCTGAATCGGGTAAAAACCTCACCATCAGTGTGTTTAAGCGATTAAATGATATAAGGGTTTATGAAAAATTTTCTATCAATATGGCAGTTTCTATGTCCATTATTGAGGCATTAGCAAAATTTCAAATTAAAAATTTAAGCGTAAAATGGCCGAACGACATTTTGTCAGAGGGGTATAAAATTGGGGGAATTCTTATTGAAAATGTTATTAAATACAATGAAATTAAGGCTTCTATTATAGGAATAGGTTTAAATGTAAATCAGACTCAGTTCGAAAATATTCCTCGTGCCTCGTCACTTAGGTTAATTTCGGGTCTAAATTATAATTTGGAGGAACTATTAAGCGAAATTGTACTTCAATTGCAGCGAAATTTCGAATTACTTAATAAAAATCCTGAATTTCTAAAGGACAAATACGTCCATAATCTCTTCAGACTAAACAAACCATCCACTTTTGAAGATGTTTATGGTTCGCTTTTTACTGGATATATAAAGGGAATTTCAGATTATGGTTATCTCCAAGTCATGGTTGAAGATGAAATTATAAAAGAATTCGATTTAAAGGAAGTTAAACTGTTATACTAG
- the rsfS gene encoding ribosome silencing factor, with protein MAKENTNADLLISVIISGIEDVKGKEITILDLREIENTVCDYFVICEGTSNTQVNAIVNSIQKKVSKELKDNPWHVEGSDNAEWVLIDYVNVVVHVFQKHVRDFYDIESLWGDAKTTMIETSY; from the coding sequence ATGGCGAAAGAAAATACGAATGCAGACCTGCTCATATCAGTTATTATAAGTGGAATTGAAGATGTAAAGGGAAAAGAAATTACTATCCTAGATTTAAGAGAAATTGAAAATACGGTTTGCGACTATTTCGTTATTTGCGAAGGAACATCCAACACACAAGTAAACGCCATTGTCAATTCAATTCAGAAAAAGGTAAGTAAAGAGTTAAAAGATAACCCATGGCATGTTGAAGGAAGTGATAATGCTGAATGGGTATTGATAGATTATGTCAACGTTGTGGTGCATGTTTTCCAGAAGCATGTAAGAGATTTTTATGATATAGAAAGTCTTTGGGGAGATGCGAAAACAACAATGATCGAAACGAGTTATTAA
- the ftsH gene encoding ATP-dependent zinc metalloprotease FtsH, with the protein MANDNKPNKKQRLNPYWIYGIIIIIFIGIQIFSGGFGGQTTATITPAKFFEFLRDKDVAKVEIVNQREAKVYLTQEAVQKEVHKKTKSDNFLPSITQTPNYVFEFGDLTVFQEKLDEIISENNLQGSTEVRFTTEDNMWGNFLISLLPFILIIGVWIFIMRRMSAGGAGGAGGQIFNIGKSKARLFDEKTDMKTSFKDVAGLEGAKEEVQEIVDFLRNPEKYTSLGGKIPKGALLVGPPGTGKTLLAKAVAGEAQVPFFSLSGSDFVEMFVGVGASRVRDLFKQAKEKSPAIIFIDEIDAIGRARGKSNFSGSNDERENTLNQLLTEMDGFGTNTNVIVLAATNRADILDKALMRAGRFDRQIFVDLPDVRERKEIFEVHLRPIKKSEDLDIEFLAKQTPGFSGADIANVCNEAALIAARKGKTAVGRQDFLDAVDRIVGGLEKKNKIITPDEKKAVAFHEAGHATISWLLEHAAPLVKVTIVPRGQSLGAAWYLPEERLIVRPEQMLDEMCATMGGRAAEKVIFDKISTGALSDLEKVTKQARAMVTIYGLSDKIGNITYYDSSGQTEYGFTKPYSEQTAELIDKEISRIIEEQYLRAVRILEENKDKLTLLAEELLEKEVIFKDNLEKIFGKRPFVKEEIA; encoded by the coding sequence ATGGCAAACGACAATAAACCAAATAAGAAGCAACGTCTAAATCCTTATTGGATTTACGGAATAATTATTATCATTTTCATTGGAATTCAGATTTTTTCTGGCGGATTTGGAGGCCAAACGACCGCAACTATTACGCCAGCCAAATTCTTTGAATTTTTAAGGGATAAGGATGTTGCAAAAGTTGAGATAGTTAATCAACGCGAGGCGAAGGTATATCTAACTCAAGAAGCCGTACAGAAAGAAGTACATAAAAAGACAAAATCCGATAATTTTCTTCCCTCAATTACACAAACTCCCAATTACGTTTTTGAATTTGGCGACTTAACTGTATTTCAGGAAAAATTAGATGAAATTATTTCTGAAAATAACTTACAGGGATCAACAGAGGTGCGCTTTACCACTGAAGATAATATGTGGGGCAATTTTCTAATCTCCTTATTGCCATTTATATTAATAATTGGAGTTTGGATTTTTATAATGCGTCGTATGTCAGCAGGTGGTGCAGGTGGCGCAGGTGGACAAATCTTCAATATAGGAAAATCGAAGGCACGTCTTTTTGATGAGAAAACAGACATGAAAACCTCATTTAAGGATGTGGCAGGATTGGAGGGTGCGAAGGAAGAAGTTCAAGAAATTGTTGATTTCCTCAGAAATCCAGAAAAATACACCTCCCTGGGAGGGAAAATTCCAAAAGGGGCTTTGTTGGTAGGACCTCCTGGTACCGGAAAAACACTATTAGCTAAGGCAGTTGCCGGTGAGGCACAAGTTCCATTCTTTTCACTCTCTGGTTCAGACTTTGTTGAAATGTTTGTTGGTGTGGGTGCCTCTCGTGTACGTGATTTGTTTAAACAAGCAAAGGAAAAATCACCTGCAATTATCTTTATTGATGAGATTGATGCCATTGGGCGTGCTCGGGGTAAAAGTAATTTCTCCGGTTCAAACGATGAGCGCGAAAACACTTTAAACCAGCTTTTAACCGAAATGGACGGTTTTGGCACTAATACTAATGTAATTGTCCTTGCTGCTACAAACCGTGCAGATATTTTAGATAAAGCTTTGATGAGAGCTGGTCGTTTTGACCGTCAGATATTTGTTGATCTTCCGGATGTTAGGGAACGAAAGGAAATCTTTGAAGTTCATCTAAGACCGATTAAAAAATCGGAAGATCTAGATATTGAGTTTTTGGCGAAGCAAACTCCAGGGTTCTCAGGGGCTGATATTGCTAATGTATGTAATGAGGCTGCTTTAATTGCTGCTAGGAAAGGAAAAACAGCGGTTGGAAGACAAGATTTCTTGGACGCAGTGGATCGAATTGTCGGTGGTCTTGAGAAGAAGAATAAAATTATCACCCCAGATGAGAAAAAAGCTGTTGCCTTCCACGAAGCTGGACACGCTACAATTAGTTGGTTGTTAGAACACGCAGCACCCCTTGTTAAAGTAACCATTGTACCTAGAGGTCAATCCTTGGGGGCTGCCTGGTATTTGCCAGAGGAGCGCTTAATAGTGCGACCTGAACAAATGTTAGATGAAATGTGCGCAACAATGGGAGGTCGTGCGGCTGAAAAGGTGATATTTGATAAAATATCCACTGGCGCTTTGAGTGACTTGGAAAAAGTGACGAAACAGGCTAGGGCTATGGTAACAATTTATGGTCTTAGTGATAAAATAGGAAACATAACTTACTACGATTCTTCAGGCCAAACAGAATATGGTTTTACCAAACCTTACAGCGAACAAACAGCAGAATTAATTGACAAGGAAATTTCTCGCATAATTGAAGAACAATATCTGCGCGCTGTTCGTATATTAGAGGAGAACAAAGACAAGCTTACCTTATTAGCTGAAGAATTGTTAGAAAAGGAGGTTATCTTCAAAGATAACCTTGAGAAAATCTTTGGAAAACGCCCATTTGTAAAAGAGGAGATAGCCTAA
- a CDS encoding LUD domain-containing protein yields the protein MSLFRKIFGLKDASDEDIQHQERSKYMPELKLPADERFTINFKANGGKFLYCEDMQEVKQNLDKILLENQWKDKKVLIYDKRLIELFKDFSLNLTKSSHESAFFLSTCEYLISDDGSLLISSNQIAEKKLRDLPDNFVIYATTSQFVENIGEGLRGIKSKNREKIPTNITTIKHFKTVEEKDFLTYGSSSKNLYLLLLEDL from the coding sequence ATGAGTTTATTCCGCAAAATTTTTGGGCTAAAAGATGCTTCAGATGAGGATATACAACATCAGGAGAGAAGCAAATATATGCCCGAATTAAAATTGCCGGCTGATGAACGTTTCACCATAAATTTTAAAGCCAACGGAGGAAAGTTCCTTTATTGTGAGGATATGCAAGAAGTAAAGCAAAATTTAGATAAAATATTGCTTGAAAATCAATGGAAAGACAAGAAAGTTTTAATTTACGACAAGCGGTTAATAGAACTCTTCAAGGATTTTTCATTGAACCTTACAAAATCTTCGCATGAAAGTGCTTTTTTTCTGTCAACTTGTGAATATCTAATTTCGGATGATGGATCACTGTTAATATCATCGAATCAGATAGCCGAAAAAAAATTAAGGGATCTCCCCGATAACTTCGTGATATATGCAACCACCAGCCAATTTGTAGAGAATATTGGCGAAGGTTTGCGTGGTATAAAGAGCAAGAATAGAGAGAAAATCCCAACGAATATTACCACAATTAAACATTTCAAAACTGTTGAAGAAAAAGATTTTCTAACCTATGGAAGTAGTTCTAAAAATTTATATTTACTACTTCTTGAAGATCTTTAG
- a CDS encoding phosphatidate cytidylyltransferase, producing the protein MKELRVRAISGFLYIVLLIASLFWEHAFIILFYLFGLICLAEFSKLINLTNRYPYVIFTLLYFIFGYWRLFSEFRHLYSDFLQILLVISIFVLLLLIKDLFSLKTIPLFHSKRYILTTFYMSTAFIFLVSIATINMDFNPILILGCFILVWTNDSFAYLVGKNFGKQKLFPRISPKKTVEGFLGGLFFACIASLLIANFTNTLSFNYWLILGIIVSVFGTLGDLIESKFKRQADVKDSGVIMPGHGGLLDRLDSIIFAAPFIYLFLKFAVNVS; encoded by the coding sequence ATGAAAGAGCTACGCGTACGGGCCATATCTGGCTTTCTATATATTGTACTCCTAATTGCTTCATTGTTTTGGGAGCACGCTTTTATCATATTGTTTTATTTGTTTGGCCTAATTTGTCTTGCCGAATTTTCAAAATTAATTAACCTAACTAATAGATATCCGTACGTAATATTCACCTTGTTGTATTTCATTTTTGGATATTGGAGGTTATTTTCTGAATTTCGACACCTTTACTCTGATTTCCTTCAAATTTTACTCGTAATTTCAATATTTGTACTGTTGTTGCTGATTAAGGATTTATTTTCATTGAAAACAATTCCACTTTTCCATTCCAAAAGATATATACTAACGACATTTTACATGTCTACTGCCTTTATTTTTTTGGTTTCCATTGCAACAATAAATATGGATTTTAATCCTATACTCATCTTAGGATGTTTTATTCTGGTTTGGACAAATGACTCATTTGCTTATCTGGTGGGTAAAAATTTTGGAAAACAAAAATTATTCCCTCGCATCTCACCAAAAAAGACCGTAGAAGGCTTTTTAGGAGGTTTATTTTTTGCTTGTATTGCAAGCCTTTTAATCGCTAACTTTACAAATACCTTGTCGTTTAATTATTGGTTAATTCTGGGTATTATAGTTAGTGTATTTGGCACATTAGGGGATTTAATAGAATCTAAGTTTAAAAGACAAGCTGATGTTAAGGATAGCGGGGTAATAATGCCTGGACACGGAGGTCTATTAGATCGATTGGACAGTATCATATTTGCAGCACCTTTCATTTATTTATTTTTAAAATTTGCCGTCAATGTTTCATAA
- a CDS encoding phosphatidylserine decarboxylase family protein, giving the protein MFHKEGHKIIFVSLVIVVATLLLIDSFILIPWLRTLTMITILAMFILILQFFRNPKRSLLNDENVAVSPVDGKVVVIEEVFEKEYFNDKRIQVSIFMSPINVHVTRYPVGGNVAFSKYHAGKYLVAWHPKASEENERTSVVVENPYFGKILYRQIAGALAKRIVNYAKEGSTVQQGTDSGFIKFGSRVDVFFPLGTKIEVALNQKVRGGETIIGSKE; this is encoded by the coding sequence ATGTTTCATAAAGAAGGTCATAAAATCATATTTGTTTCATTGGTAATTGTTGTTGCCACATTACTATTGATTGATTCGTTTATACTTATTCCTTGGTTGCGAACTCTTACAATGATTACCATTTTGGCAATGTTCATTTTGATACTTCAATTTTTTAGAAACCCAAAGCGAAGCTTATTGAATGATGAGAATGTGGCTGTTTCGCCAGTAGATGGGAAAGTGGTGGTTATAGAAGAAGTTTTTGAGAAGGAATACTTCAATGATAAACGTATCCAAGTATCCATTTTTATGTCTCCCATAAATGTACATGTAACTAGATATCCGGTTGGTGGAAATGTCGCTTTTAGCAAATATCATGCTGGAAAATATTTGGTCGCATGGCATCCAAAGGCAAGTGAAGAAAATGAAAGAACATCCGTCGTTGTTGAAAATCCATACTTTGGAAAAATTCTCTATCGTCAGATAGCAGGTGCCTTAGCCAAAAGGATTGTAAATTATGCTAAAGAAGGATCGACCGTTCAACAAGGAACCGATTCTGGGTTCATTAAATTTGGAAGCAGGGTTGACGTATTTTTCCCATTAGGTACAAAAATCGAAGTTGCATTGAACCAAAAAGTACGGGGAGGTGAAACAATAATTGGAAGTAAGGAATGA
- a CDS encoding acyl-CoA-binding protein encodes MTDESLDREFQEAVDQINNHSEPFPADFLLRLYAYYKVATNNYEQPSSRKPIINAFKTNALFQVKGLNRNEAKRNYIDLVNNYFLYRK; translated from the coding sequence ATGACCGACGAATCTCTCGATAGGGAATTTCAAGAGGCTGTAGATCAAATAAACAACCATTCAGAGCCATTTCCGGCTGATTTCTTGCTACGTCTTTATGCTTATTATAAGGTAGCCACCAATAATTATGAACAGCCTAGCAGCAGAAAGCCAATTATTAATGCTTTCAAAACAAATGCTCTATTTCAAGTGAAAGGCCTTAACAGAAATGAAGCCAAAAGAAATTATATCGACTTAGTGAATAATTATTTCCTTTATAGGAAATAA
- a CDS encoding dimethylarginine dimethylaminohydrolase family protein — translation MLKLNVTNETNRLRSVILGTAEKNGPVPSISEAYDPKSIMHIKQGTYPKEKDMIMELDEVEKVLLKYEVQVFRPKVIPDCNQIFARDIGFVIEDKFIRANILPHREGEVDAIQHILSQIPSSNIIVLPDDYHVEGGDVMPWNDYIFVGTYYGSDYPNYITARTNLKAIDALKEIFPNKIVKTFNLRKSNTDPYNNALHLDCCFQPIGKDKAIIHKNGFLQEFEYNWLKDYFGRDNIFEITKEEMFDMNSNIFSISEETVISERNFIRLNSWLRENGFKVEEVPFSEIAKQEGLLRCSTLPLIRD, via the coding sequence ATGCTCAAGCTTAATGTGACTAACGAAACGAATAGATTAAGATCTGTAATTCTCGGTACAGCCGAGAAAAATGGTCCGGTTCCTTCAATAAGCGAGGCTTATGACCCTAAGTCTATAATGCATATAAAACAGGGTACATATCCTAAAGAAAAGGATATGATTATGGAACTTGATGAAGTCGAAAAGGTTTTACTGAAATATGAAGTTCAGGTTTTTCGGCCTAAAGTGATTCCAGACTGTAACCAAATATTTGCTAGGGATATTGGTTTTGTCATTGAGGATAAATTTATTCGAGCAAACATATTGCCGCATAGAGAGGGAGAGGTAGATGCAATTCAGCATATTCTTAGTCAAATTCCTTCATCAAATATAATTGTGTTACCAGACGATTATCATGTAGAAGGAGGGGATGTGATGCCTTGGAATGACTATATTTTTGTCGGAACATATTACGGTAGTGATTACCCTAATTACATTACTGCCAGAACCAATTTAAAGGCCATAGATGCCTTAAAAGAAATTTTTCCTAATAAGATTGTTAAGACGTTTAATCTTAGAAAATCTAATACTGATCCATACAATAATGCCTTGCATCTAGATTGCTGCTTTCAACCGATAGGAAAGGATAAGGCAATAATTCATAAAAATGGGTTTTTGCAAGAATTTGAATATAATTGGTTGAAAGATTATTTTGGTAGGGATAACATTTTTGAAATTACCAAGGAAGAAATGTTTGATATGAACAGCAATATTTTTTCGATTTCTGAAGAAACTGTTATTTCTGAAAGAAATTTTATCCGTTTAAACTCTTGGTTACGTGAAAATGGCTTTAAAGTCGAGGAAGTGCCCTTTTCTGAAATTGCAAAGCAGGAAGGTTTATTACGATGTAGCACCTTACCATTAATAAGGGACTAA
- a CDS encoding citrate synthase, giving the protein MSDKAFLDLNGEKFELPISKGTEDELAIDISNLRSATSGYITLDPGYKNTGSCESAITFLDGEKGILRYRGYAIEELAEKATFLEVAFLLIFGELPTKEQLEKFHKDIKSHCIVDDDVKKILDAFPKSAHPMGVLASLTSALTAFNPSSVNVESEQDMYNAIVRILAKFPVLVAWTLRKKNGLPLDYGDKSIGYVENTLKMMFKQPNEEYEHNDVMIDALDKLLILHADHEQNCSTSTVRIVGSSHAGLFASISAGISALWGPLHGGANQAVLEMLEAIKADGGDTKKYMAKAKDKSDPFRLMGFGHRVYKNFDPRAKIIKKSADEVLGQLGVDDPILDIAKGLEKEALEDSYFVDRKLYPNVDFYSGIIYRAMGIPTDMFTVMFALGRLPGWIAQWREMRLRKEPIGRPRQLYMGETYRKFTEIEYR; this is encoded by the coding sequence ATGTCTGATAAAGCATTCCTTGACTTAAATGGGGAAAAGTTTGAGCTTCCAATTTCGAAGGGTACAGAAGATGAATTAGCAATAGATATTAGCAACCTTAGATCTGCCACTTCAGGGTATATTACCTTAGATCCTGGTTACAAAAACACTGGTTCTTGTGAAAGTGCCATCACATTTTTGGACGGGGAGAAAGGTATTTTAAGATATAGAGGGTATGCTATTGAGGAATTGGCAGAGAAGGCTACTTTTTTAGAAGTTGCATTTTTATTAATTTTTGGAGAGCTTCCCACAAAAGAGCAACTAGAAAAATTTCATAAGGATATAAAATCTCATTGTATTGTAGATGATGATGTTAAAAAGATTTTAGATGCATTTCCAAAATCTGCACACCCAATGGGGGTATTGGCCTCATTGACAAGCGCTCTAACTGCATTTAATCCTTCTAGTGTCAATGTTGAATCTGAACAAGACATGTATAATGCTATTGTTCGGATTCTGGCTAAATTTCCGGTGCTTGTAGCGTGGACTTTACGTAAGAAAAATGGCCTGCCATTAGATTATGGTGATAAATCTATTGGGTATGTAGAAAATACTCTTAAAATGATGTTCAAACAACCGAATGAGGAGTATGAGCACAATGATGTAATGATTGATGCATTGGATAAATTATTAATCTTACATGCCGACCACGAACAAAACTGCTCCACATCAACTGTAAGAATTGTTGGGTCATCACATGCTGGACTATTTGCTTCAATTTCTGCTGGTATATCTGCACTGTGGGGACCATTACATGGTGGCGCAAACCAAGCTGTTCTTGAAATGTTGGAGGCAATTAAGGCAGATGGCGGAGACACCAAAAAATACATGGCAAAAGCAAAAGATAAATCTGATCCATTCAGGCTAATGGGCTTTGGTCACCGTGTCTATAAAAATTTCGATCCTCGCGCTAAAATCATCAAAAAATCTGCTGATGAGGTTCTGGGCCAATTAGGTGTAGATGATCCCATTTTAGATATTGCCAAAGGTCTTGAAAAAGAAGCATTGGAAGATTCCTATTTCGTGGATAGAAAATTATACCCGAATGTTGATTTTTATTCAGGGATTATCTATCGCGCTATGGGAATTCCAACGGACATGTTTACTGTAATGTTTGCTTTAGGTAGGTTGCCAGGTTGGATTGCACAGTGGAGGGAAATGCGTCTACGTAAAGAACCAATTGGTAGACCAAGACAATTATACATGGGAGAAACTTATCGTAAGTTTACCGAAATAGAATATAGATAA
- the eno gene encoding phosphopyruvate hydratase, with protein MSFINAIYARQIFDSRGNPTVEVDVITENGVLGRAAVPSGASTGEHEAVELRDGDTSYMGKGVLKAVENVNTIIAEELIGESVFDQNRLDQMMIDLDGTPNKSKLGANAILGVSLAIAKAAANELNLPLFRYVGGVSGNTLPVPMMNIVNGGSHSDAPIAFQEFMIMPVKAKSFTHALQMGTEIFHNLKKVLHDRGLNTAVGDEGGFAPTFDGTEDALDTIALAVKKAGYAFGDEIMIALDCASSEFFVDGKYDYSKFEGDSGVIRSSKEQADYLAELSQKYPIISIEDGMDENDWEGWKYLTEIIGDKVQLVGDDLFVTNVERLSKGIDNKIANSILIKVNQIGTLTETIAAVNMAHNAGYTSVMSHRSGETEDNTIADLAVALNTGQIKTGSASRSDRMAKYNQLLRIEEELGEVAYYPQLKAFKIDK; from the coding sequence ATGAGTTTTATCAATGCCATATATGCCCGTCAAATTTTTGACTCTCGAGGTAATCCAACAGTTGAAGTTGATGTAATAACAGAAAATGGTGTTTTGGGTCGAGCTGCTGTTCCTTCAGGTGCTTCTACTGGTGAACATGAAGCTGTAGAATTGAGGGATGGTGATACATCTTACATGGGTAAGGGTGTTTTAAAGGCCGTTGAAAATGTTAATACCATAATTGCAGAAGAACTAATCGGGGAATCAGTTTTCGATCAAAATAGATTAGATCAAATGATGATTGATTTAGATGGTACTCCAAATAAATCGAAGTTAGGGGCTAATGCTATTCTTGGCGTTTCTCTTGCCATTGCAAAAGCAGCGGCAAATGAACTTAATTTGCCATTATTTAGATATGTTGGTGGGGTTTCAGGAAATACGCTGCCTGTACCTATGATGAATATTGTTAATGGAGGATCTCATAGCGATGCTCCAATCGCATTTCAAGAATTTATGATTATGCCAGTTAAGGCAAAATCATTCACCCATGCCCTTCAAATGGGAACTGAAATTTTCCATAACCTGAAAAAAGTTCTACATGATCGCGGATTGAATACTGCGGTTGGTGATGAAGGTGGATTTGCTCCAACTTTTGATGGTACCGAGGATGCTTTGGATACAATCGCTTTAGCTGTTAAAAAAGCTGGATACGCTTTTGGTGATGAAATAATGATTGCACTAGATTGTGCTTCTTCAGAGTTTTTCGTTGACGGTAAATACGATTATTCAAAATTTGAAGGGGATAGCGGTGTAATTAGAAGCAGTAAAGAACAGGCAGATTATCTTGCAGAATTATCTCAAAAGTATCCAATCATCTCAATTGAAGATGGTATGGATGAAAATGATTGGGAAGGATGGAAATACCTTACTGAAATTATTGGAGATAAAGTTCAATTGGTTGGAGATGATTTATTTGTAACTAATGTGGAACGGTTATCAAAGGGAATTGATAATAAAATTGCTAATTCAATTTTAATTAAGGTTAACCAAATAGGTACATTAACTGAAACGATAGCAGCGGTTAATATGGCACATAATGCTGGCTACACAAGTGTTATGTCGCATCGTTCAGGGGAAACTGAAGACAATACTATTGCTGATCTAGCCGTAGCATTAAATACTGGTCAGATTAAAACCGGTTCAGCTTCTCGAAGCGATCGTATGGCTAAGTATAATCAATTGTTACGCATAGAGGAAGAATTGGGTGAGGTTGCTTACTATCCTCAGCTTAAAGCTTTCAAAATTGATAAATAA